The proteins below come from a single Triticum aestivum cultivar Chinese Spring chromosome 5D, IWGSC CS RefSeq v2.1, whole genome shotgun sequence genomic window:
- the LOC123122954 gene encoding proteasome assembly chaperone 2 yields the protein MEFALVDGEKFSPSCSTLVMPALSIGNVGQLAVDLLIPSAKARRVAYLDEPSVLPCIGNDAFGPDAVGDLALALEEYESPSHGLAFIQQRSPVITGMMVSFAKNVANFISSIGKDHVVILSSLDSGKRRVIDASSDMLYYLSSCNEDGSDPECEKLGWKKLEEYDPSQRLWKCLASLIEGGVLSEDMADDPEEMTASDYYATLPFAALFFACKAKGLKVSCVLCYCSEGDNMPESFHLAEAVCKLRGQDPEQFHGNGSNGWTIPLSWKSIYGPPPDMSIF from the exons ATGGAATTCGCCCTCGTCGACGGCGAGAAGTTCTCGCCCTCCTGCTCCACGCTTGTCATG CCCGCGCTTTCGATCGGCAACGTGGGGCAGCTCGCCGTGGACCTGCTGATACCTTCGGCGAAGGCGAGGCGCGTGGCGTACCTCGACGAGCCCTCCGTGCTGCCCTGCATCGGCAACGACGCCTTCGGACCGGACGCCGTCGGCGACCTCGCGCTCGCGCTCGAAG AATACGAATCACCGTCTCACGGGCTGGCTTTCATTCAACAAAGATCTCCAGTTATTACG GGGATGATGGTTTCGTTTGCCAAAAATGTTGCTAATTTCATCAGTAGCATTGGGAAGGACCATGTTGTTATTCTTTCAAGTTTAGATTCTGGCAAGAGAAGAGTAATTGATGCATCCAG TGATATGCTGTATTACCTTTCAAGCTGCAATGAGGATGGTTCTGATCCAGAATGTGAGAAACTAGGGTGGAAGAaacttgaggaatatgatccatctCAACGACTGTGGAAATGTCTTGCTAGTCTAATTGAGGGTGGTGTTCTTTCAGAAGATATGGCTGATGATCCTGAAGAGATGACCGCAAGTGATTACTACGCGACCTTGCCATTTGCAGCTCTATTCTTTGCCTGCAAG GCCAAAGGTTTGAAAGTTAGCTGTGTATTATGTTACTGTTCAGAAGGGGACAATATGCCAGAATCTTTCCACTTAGCAGAAGCAGTATGCAAACTTCGAGGTCAAGACCCTGAACAATTCCACG GAAATGGGTCAAATGGATGGACTATTCCCTTGTCATGGAAATCAATTTATGGACCACCTCCTGATATGTCTATTTTCTAG